A genomic stretch from Telopea speciosissima isolate NSW1024214 ecotype Mountain lineage chromosome 7, Tspe_v1, whole genome shotgun sequence includes:
- the LOC122668824 gene encoding uncharacterized protein LOC122668824 isoform X2 gives MESQYKKTRSYGNAMKMGIDAPQLSDNDRSSGELRALDCNLTSLCDHIQMEGFNSGAFSDIVVQAMGSTYRLHRLILSRSSYFRNMLHGPWKEANAPIVTLHVDDDNVNGESIEMALAYLYGHHPTLNDSNAFRVLAAASFLDLQDLCAICTDFIISELWTSNFLAYQVFAESQDYGIHGERVRNACWGYLCQSGSMELKEVLPKLSSQTLHALLTADELWVPSEEKRFELALYTLLAKGALLKAEHPHPEHESSSSEVGKGAHFDSSGVKGKNVIDSSTNKKLMESELEYLNVKDDLEGHETAHNILVELADCVVDFHTGSQEVQQTACSQSSLDPRLSSRMEQPASLSNSFSDPDGNRGQCTYFEMSNGVEGSRMGGNGVAMEGPSEEGMSYHLNNTFWLPNDQSRHCSTASSSCNGLMAGEWGRCGMPPSWGGRIVGRRQVKGHAKGNFGIHVEDNDVFVNIFEGGSLLYCNMSFEALLNVRKQLEELGFPCKAVNDGLWLQMLLSHRVQEICADTCKNCCLTSMACACRQSYRFSHGATTTGYYMQDHDRNNPSGNLGNVFVADAAQGEGNGLFRPVRVHVRGPIDGLAGIGRGTTFVSAAAWPPTRFVFSRVPFGLGNRNCQQSVANDESEARTELNGDISGDGLTALVGLTQGGNNNVSAHGEQAERSYEPVLQNRLVGASLAGPSASGVPLQMLESQEHAVGLEWENGDDSSISLDMKTPLRNFPPFRFGVEFEDVHRLSDGQVKHSPEVFYAGSLWKVSVQAFSDEDPQGRRTLGLFLHRRKAEITDSLRKAHMYVDSREKVTARYQLICPSKREVMVFGSFKQTGTLLPKAPKGWGWRTALLFDELADLLQGGSLRVATVVQLV, from the exons ATGGAATCGCAGTACAAGAAGACGCGTTCATACGGGAACGCAATGAAGATGGGAATCGATGCGCCTCAACTATCAGATAACGATCGGAGCAGTGGGGAATTACGAGCTCTAGATTGCAATCTCACCTCCCTTTGCGATCACATTCAGATGGAAGGTTTCAATTCTGGGGCCTTCTCCGACATTGTTGTTCAGGCAATGGGCTCTACTTATCGCCTTCACCGGTTAATCCTTTCTCGTAGTTCATACTTCAG GAACATGCTTCACGGTCCATGGAAAGAGGCTAATGCACCAATCGTGACCTTGCATGTTGACGATGACAACGTCAACGGGGAGTCAATTGAAATGGCCTTGGCGTATCTTTATGGGCATCATCCTACGCTTAATGATAGCAATGCGTTTCGCGTTCTTGCTGCCGCATCCTTTCTTGACCTTCAG GATTTATGCGCAATATGCACAGATTTCATCATATCTGAGCTCTGGACATCAAATTTCTTAGCATATCAG GTGTTTGCAGAGAGCCAGGATTATGGTATACATGGTGAGCGTGTGAGAAATGCTTGCTGGGGTTACCTATGTCAAAGTGGTTCCATGGAATTGAAAGAG GTGCTTCCGAAGCTCTCTTCTCAAACTTTGCATGCACTGCTGACCGCAGATGAACTATGGGTGCCTAGTGAAGAGAAACG GTTTGAACTGGCACTGTACACACTACTTGCAAAAGGTGCTCTTTTGAAGGCTGAACATCCACATCCTGAACATGAAAGCTCAAGTTCTGAGGTAGGAAAAGGTGCTCATTTTGATTCTTCTGGAGTGAAGGGAAAGAATGTCATTGATAGCAGCACCAATAAGAAGCTAATGGAATCCGAACTAGAGTACTTGAATGTAAAAGATGATCTTGAAGGCCATGAAACTGCTCATAATATTCTGGTTGAGCTTGCAGATTGTGTTGTAGACTTCCACACTGGATCACAAGAAGTGCAGCAAACTGCATGTTCTCAATCTAGTCTGGACCCGAGATTATCCTCCAGGATGGAACAACCTGCATCTTTGAGTAACTCATTTTCAGATCCAGATGGAAATAGAGGACAATGCACATATTTTGAAATGTCAAATGGTGTTGAAGGAAGTAGGATGGGGGGCAATGGAGTTGCTATGGAAGGGCCATCTGAAGAAGGCATGAGCTACCATTTAAATAACACTTTTTGGCTTCCCAATGACCAATCAAGGCACTGCTCTACGGCAAGTTCTTCCTGCAATGGACTTATGGCCGGTGAGTGGGGTAGATGCGGTATGCCTCCTTCATGGGGTGGCAGGATCGTGGGTAGGAGACAGGTGAAAGGCCATGCTAAAGGGAACTTTGGCATCCATGTTGAggataatgatgtatttgttaACATCTTTGAAGGGGGTTCTCTTTTATATTGTAACATGTCCTTTGAGGCACTACTAAATGTGAGAAAGCAGCTTGAAGAACTGGGATTCCCTTGCAAAGCTGTAAATGATGGTCTTTGGCTACAG ATGCTTCTAAGCCATAGGGTGCAAGAAATATGTGCTGATACATGCAAAAATTGCTGCCTTACAAGCATGGCATGTGCATGTCGGCAATCATATCGATTTTCACATGGGGCTACTACCACAGGTTATTACATGCAAGACCATGATCGGAATAATCCCTCTGGCAACCTGGGTAATGTATTTGTTGCTGATGCTGCTCAAGGAGAAGGAAATGGCCTCTTCAGGCCTGTACGGGTGCATGTTAGGGGGCCTATAGATGGGCTCGCTGGTATTGGGCGGGGAACCACATTTGTGTCTGCTGCTGCTTGGCCTCCAACACGTTTTGTCTTTTCACGTGTTCCTTTTGGACTGGGAAACAGAAACTGCCAGCAATCTGTTGCTAATGATGAATCGGAGGCAAGAACTGAACTTAATGGGGACATTTCTGGAGATGGATTGACTGCACTGGTTGGGCTTACCCAAGGAGGAAATAATAATGTATCTGCACATGGAGAGCAGGCAGAGAGAAGTTATGAACCAGTTCTGCAAAACAGATTAGTCGGAGCTTCACTTGCGGGACCTAGTGCCAGTGGTGTTCCTCTGCAGATGCTAGAGTCACAAGAGCATGCCGTGGGACTAGAATGGGAAAATGGAGACGATTCATCTATATCCTTGGATATGAAAACCCCTTTGCGTAACTTTCCCCCTTTTCGCTTTGG GGTAGAATTTGAGGATGTGCACAGGCTTTCAGATGGGCAAGTGAAGCACTCACCAGAAGTATTTTATGCTGGGTCTCTGTGGAAGGTT AGTGTTCAGGCTTTCAGTGATGAAGATCCCCAGGGCCGCCGCACTCTTG GATTATTTCTTCATCGGCGTAAAGCAGAGATAACTGATTCTCTTAGAAAG GCTCATATGTATGTTGATTCTCGTGAAAAAGTTACCGCCCGTTATCAG TTGATTTGTCCATCAAAGAGAGAAGTGATGGTGTTTGGAAGCTTCAAACAAACTGGGACTCTACTTCCAAAAGCTCCCAAGGGATGGGGTTGGCGCACAGCTTTGTTATTTGATGAGCTTGCTGATCTTCTACAGGGGGGATCCTTGAGGGTGGCTACTGTTGTCCAGCTTGTTTGA
- the LOC122668824 gene encoding uncharacterized protein LOC122668824 isoform X1 — protein MESQYKKTRSYGNAMKMGIDAPQLSDNDRSSGELRALDCNLTSLCDHIQMEGFNSGAFSDIVVQAMGSTYRLHRLILSRSSYFRNMLHGPWKEANAPIVTLHVDDDNVNGESIEMALAYLYGHHPTLNDSNAFRVLAAASFLDLQDLCAICTDFIISELWTSNFLAYQVFAESQDYGIHGERVRNACWGYLCQSGSMELKEVLPKLSSQTLHALLTADELWVPSEEKRFELALYTLLAKGALLKAEHPHPEHESSSSEVGKGAHFDSSGVKGKNVIDSSTNKKLMESELEYLNVKDDLEGHETAHNILVELADCVVDFHTGSQEVQQTACSQSSLDPRLSSRMEQPASLSNSFSDPDGNRGQCTYFEMSNGVEGSRMGGNGVAMEGPSEEGMSYHLNNTFWLPNDQSRHCSTASSSCNGLMAGEWGRCGMPPSWGGRIVGRRQVKGHAKGNFGIHVEDNDVFVNIFEGGSLLYCNMSFEALLNVRKQLEELGFPCKAVNDGLWLQMLLSHRVQEICADTCKNCCLTSMACACRQSYRFSHGATTTGYYMQDHDRNNPSGNLGNVFVADAAQGEGNGLFRPVRVHVRGPIDGLAGIGRGTTFVSAAAWPPTRFVFSRVPFGLGNRNCQQSVANDESEARTELNGDISGDGLTALVGLTQGGNNNVSAHGEQAERSYEPVLQNRLVGASLAGPSASGVPLQMLESQEHAVGLEWENGDDSSISLDMKTPLRNFPPFRFGVEFEDVHRLSDGQVKHSPEVFYAGSLWKISVQAFSDEDPQGRRTLGLFLHRRKAEITDSLRKAHMYVDSREKVTARYQLICPSKREVMVFGSFKQTGTLLPKAPKGWGWRTALLFDELADLLQGGSLRVATVVQLV, from the exons ATGGAATCGCAGTACAAGAAGACGCGTTCATACGGGAACGCAATGAAGATGGGAATCGATGCGCCTCAACTATCAGATAACGATCGGAGCAGTGGGGAATTACGAGCTCTAGATTGCAATCTCACCTCCCTTTGCGATCACATTCAGATGGAAGGTTTCAATTCTGGGGCCTTCTCCGACATTGTTGTTCAGGCAATGGGCTCTACTTATCGCCTTCACCGGTTAATCCTTTCTCGTAGTTCATACTTCAG GAACATGCTTCACGGTCCATGGAAAGAGGCTAATGCACCAATCGTGACCTTGCATGTTGACGATGACAACGTCAACGGGGAGTCAATTGAAATGGCCTTGGCGTATCTTTATGGGCATCATCCTACGCTTAATGATAGCAATGCGTTTCGCGTTCTTGCTGCCGCATCCTTTCTTGACCTTCAG GATTTATGCGCAATATGCACAGATTTCATCATATCTGAGCTCTGGACATCAAATTTCTTAGCATATCAG GTGTTTGCAGAGAGCCAGGATTATGGTATACATGGTGAGCGTGTGAGAAATGCTTGCTGGGGTTACCTATGTCAAAGTGGTTCCATGGAATTGAAAGAG GTGCTTCCGAAGCTCTCTTCTCAAACTTTGCATGCACTGCTGACCGCAGATGAACTATGGGTGCCTAGTGAAGAGAAACG GTTTGAACTGGCACTGTACACACTACTTGCAAAAGGTGCTCTTTTGAAGGCTGAACATCCACATCCTGAACATGAAAGCTCAAGTTCTGAGGTAGGAAAAGGTGCTCATTTTGATTCTTCTGGAGTGAAGGGAAAGAATGTCATTGATAGCAGCACCAATAAGAAGCTAATGGAATCCGAACTAGAGTACTTGAATGTAAAAGATGATCTTGAAGGCCATGAAACTGCTCATAATATTCTGGTTGAGCTTGCAGATTGTGTTGTAGACTTCCACACTGGATCACAAGAAGTGCAGCAAACTGCATGTTCTCAATCTAGTCTGGACCCGAGATTATCCTCCAGGATGGAACAACCTGCATCTTTGAGTAACTCATTTTCAGATCCAGATGGAAATAGAGGACAATGCACATATTTTGAAATGTCAAATGGTGTTGAAGGAAGTAGGATGGGGGGCAATGGAGTTGCTATGGAAGGGCCATCTGAAGAAGGCATGAGCTACCATTTAAATAACACTTTTTGGCTTCCCAATGACCAATCAAGGCACTGCTCTACGGCAAGTTCTTCCTGCAATGGACTTATGGCCGGTGAGTGGGGTAGATGCGGTATGCCTCCTTCATGGGGTGGCAGGATCGTGGGTAGGAGACAGGTGAAAGGCCATGCTAAAGGGAACTTTGGCATCCATGTTGAggataatgatgtatttgttaACATCTTTGAAGGGGGTTCTCTTTTATATTGTAACATGTCCTTTGAGGCACTACTAAATGTGAGAAAGCAGCTTGAAGAACTGGGATTCCCTTGCAAAGCTGTAAATGATGGTCTTTGGCTACAG ATGCTTCTAAGCCATAGGGTGCAAGAAATATGTGCTGATACATGCAAAAATTGCTGCCTTACAAGCATGGCATGTGCATGTCGGCAATCATATCGATTTTCACATGGGGCTACTACCACAGGTTATTACATGCAAGACCATGATCGGAATAATCCCTCTGGCAACCTGGGTAATGTATTTGTTGCTGATGCTGCTCAAGGAGAAGGAAATGGCCTCTTCAGGCCTGTACGGGTGCATGTTAGGGGGCCTATAGATGGGCTCGCTGGTATTGGGCGGGGAACCACATTTGTGTCTGCTGCTGCTTGGCCTCCAACACGTTTTGTCTTTTCACGTGTTCCTTTTGGACTGGGAAACAGAAACTGCCAGCAATCTGTTGCTAATGATGAATCGGAGGCAAGAACTGAACTTAATGGGGACATTTCTGGAGATGGATTGACTGCACTGGTTGGGCTTACCCAAGGAGGAAATAATAATGTATCTGCACATGGAGAGCAGGCAGAGAGAAGTTATGAACCAGTTCTGCAAAACAGATTAGTCGGAGCTTCACTTGCGGGACCTAGTGCCAGTGGTGTTCCTCTGCAGATGCTAGAGTCACAAGAGCATGCCGTGGGACTAGAATGGGAAAATGGAGACGATTCATCTATATCCTTGGATATGAAAACCCCTTTGCGTAACTTTCCCCCTTTTCGCTTTGG GGTAGAATTTGAGGATGTGCACAGGCTTTCAGATGGGCAAGTGAAGCACTCACCAGAAGTATTTTATGCTGGGTCTCTGTGGAAG ATAAGTGTTCAGGCTTTCAGTGATGAAGATCCCCAGGGCCGCCGCACTCTTG GATTATTTCTTCATCGGCGTAAAGCAGAGATAACTGATTCTCTTAGAAAG GCTCATATGTATGTTGATTCTCGTGAAAAAGTTACCGCCCGTTATCAG TTGATTTGTCCATCAAAGAGAGAAGTGATGGTGTTTGGAAGCTTCAAACAAACTGGGACTCTACTTCCAAAAGCTCCCAAGGGATGGGGTTGGCGCACAGCTTTGTTATTTGATGAGCTTGCTGATCTTCTACAGGGGGGATCCTTGAGGGTGGCTACTGTTGTCCAGCTTGTTTGA